From Actinomycetota bacterium, one genomic window encodes:
- a CDS encoding YlxR family protein: protein MARKKIPLRTCIGCGKVKPKKELIRIVRSPSGEIGIDPSGKASGRGVYICYSKECLSQGLKGKKLTNALNTTVGEDIIKELRSEILHLIEEGTQI from the coding sequence ATGGCAAGAAAGAAGATACCTCTTAGGACTTGTATCGGTTGTGGGAAGGTGAAACCGAAGAAGGAGTTGATAAGGATAGTACGTTCTCCATCGGGAGAAATTGGCATAGATCCTTCGGGTAAAGCAAGTGGGAGAGGAGTTTATATTTGTTACAGCAAAGAATGCCTCAGTCAAGGTCTTAAAGGGAAAAAGCTCACTAATGCTTTGAATACAACCGTTGGTGAAGACATAATTAAAGAGCTTAGGTCGGAAATTTTACACTTGATAGAGGAAGGAACCCAGATTTAA
- the nusA gene encoding transcription termination factor NusA, producing the protein MNSELIEALRQIERERRINPDTILEALKAALVSAYRRNYGRVPNVRVEIDRETGEIKVFSQRTIEEEGKEPRVEEVEVTPHNFGRIAAQTAKQVILQRIREAEREMMYEEYADREGDIVTGIIQQNDQRYTLLNLGRVEALLPPSEQIPIERYEHGTRLKAYIVEVRRTTKEPQIIVSRTHPGLLKRLFELEVPEIYDGFVEIKAVAREPGQRSKIAVASRDPSIDPVGACVGPKGSRVRMVVNELRGEKIDIVQWSEDLAVFVANALSPAKVKEVIIDEKEHRTETIVPDNQLSLAIGKEGQNARLAAKLTGWRIDIKSESQASEEKAKTEAEAEKAAEEGRCQALTSSGKRCKNKAKPGSNYYGIHQKLEKS; encoded by the coding sequence ATGAACTCGGAACTCATCGAAGCTTTGAGGCAAATAGAGAGAGAAAGGAGAATCAACCCCGACACCATACTCGAGGCTTTAAAAGCCGCTCTAGTCTCAGCATATAGACGCAATTATGGTCGAGTTCCAAATGTTCGGGTTGAAATCGATCGGGAAACGGGAGAGATTAAGGTATTCTCCCAACGGACAATAGAAGAGGAGGGTAAAGAGCCTAGGGTCGAAGAGGTCGAGGTGACCCCTCATAATTTCGGTCGAATTGCCGCTCAGACTGCAAAGCAAGTAATTCTGCAAAGAATCAGAGAAGCGGAGCGGGAGATGATGTACGAAGAATATGCCGATAGGGAAGGCGACATCGTTACTGGTATTATCCAGCAAAATGATCAGCGGTATACTCTCCTAAACCTGGGTAGGGTGGAAGCCCTCCTTCCCCCAAGTGAACAAATTCCTATAGAGAGGTATGAACATGGAACACGCCTCAAAGCCTATATCGTTGAGGTTCGGCGAACTACAAAAGAGCCACAAATCATCGTATCCCGCACCCACCCAGGGCTTTTAAAAAGGCTTTTTGAACTCGAAGTGCCCGAGATATATGATGGATTCGTGGAGATAAAAGCGGTAGCCCGAGAACCCGGGCAAAGATCAAAAATAGCCGTAGCCTCAAGGGATCCGAGCATCGATCCCGTGGGAGCTTGTGTGGGGCCAAAGGGTTCTCGTGTCCGAATGGTGGTAAACGAGCTAAGGGGAGAGAAAATCGATATCGTTCAGTGGAGTGAGGACCTCGCAGTCTTTGTAGCCAACGCCCTCAGCCCAGCGAAGGTAAAAGAGGTTATAATCGATGAAAAAGAGCATAGGACTGAGACCATTGTCCCCGACAATCAACTATCTCTGGCCATTGGAAAGGAAGGACAAAATGCCCGTTTAGCTGCAAAGTTGACCGGATGGCGCATTGATATTAAGAGTGAATCTCAGGCTAGCGAGGAGAAAGCTAAAACCGAGGCTGAGGCTGAAAAAGCAGCCGAAGAGGGAAGATGCCAGGCTCTCACCTCTTCCGGGAAGAGGTGCAAGAATAAAGCAAAACCCGGTAGTAATTATTATGGTATTCACCAGAAATTGGAAAAAAGTTAG